In Corynebacterium afermentans subsp. afermentans, a genomic segment contains:
- a CDS encoding ABC transporter substrate-binding protein: protein MSNNSLTKRLGAAALAALTAVSLTACAGGSTSDGGNTGGGNGGDENKIVFWSNHPGNSRDLELELIEAFEKENPDLSVELVDGGASYEELAQKFNAALAGSDLPDVIVASDVTWFNFALNDATTPLNDLWESEDINYESYVDTLRDDYLYEGKHYGVPYSRSTNLMYWNTDDLAAAGLPTDRGPETWQEFDAWAAKLTEKTGKPALTIPDGSSYLDWYFQGMVWAFGGGYSNEWEPKFSDPKTIEAAKFLQDQVNKGHIEIGTDPTVAFGNGNVSGLLESTGSLGGLKESATVPFITTYLPGPGPSAATGGAGLAVPNGISDARKKNAVKFIDFITNTENTIMFSQKTGYMPVRKDALDNPEERKFLDENPNAETAIKQLNENTKPQDFARVFVPGGGKRIGGALDKITVGGQDVEKVFADLDKETQQVIDRDITPKLDK from the coding sequence ATGTCTAACAACTCACTGACCAAACGTCTCGGTGCTGCTGCCCTGGCTGCCCTCACCGCTGTTTCCCTGACTGCTTGCGCAGGTGGCTCCACCAGCGACGGCGGTAACACCGGCGGCGGTAACGGCGGCGACGAGAACAAGATCGTCTTCTGGTCTAACCACCCGGGTAACTCCCGCGACCTCGAGCTGGAACTCATCGAGGCGTTTGAGAAGGAAAACCCGGATCTGAGCGTCGAGCTTGTCGACGGCGGCGCGAGCTACGAAGAGCTGGCGCAAAAGTTCAACGCTGCGCTTGCTGGCTCGGACCTGCCGGACGTCATTGTCGCCTCCGACGTGACCTGGTTCAACTTCGCCCTGAACGATGCCACCACCCCGCTGAACGATCTGTGGGAGTCCGAGGACATCAATTACGAGTCCTACGTGGACACCCTGCGCGACGATTACCTCTATGAGGGCAAGCACTACGGTGTCCCGTACTCCCGCTCGACCAACCTGATGTACTGGAACACCGACGACCTGGCTGCCGCTGGTCTGCCCACGGACCGCGGTCCTGAGACCTGGCAGGAGTTCGACGCGTGGGCAGCCAAGCTCACAGAGAAGACGGGTAAGCCGGCGCTGACCATCCCGGACGGTTCCAGCTACCTGGACTGGTACTTCCAGGGCATGGTCTGGGCCTTCGGTGGCGGCTACTCCAACGAGTGGGAGCCGAAGTTCTCGGATCCAAAGACCATCGAGGCTGCGAAGTTTCTGCAGGATCAGGTGAACAAGGGCCACATCGAGATCGGTACCGACCCGACCGTGGCATTCGGCAACGGCAACGTCTCTGGACTGCTTGAATCCACCGGCTCGCTGGGTGGTCTGAAGGAGTCCGCAACGGTGCCGTTTATCACCACCTACCTGCCGGGGCCCGGCCCGTCCGCGGCTACGGGCGGTGCTGGCCTGGCTGTTCCGAACGGCATCTCGGACGCGCGCAAGAAGAACGCCGTGAAGTTCATCGACTTCATCACCAACACCGAGAACACCATCATGTTCTCTCAGAAGACCGGCTACATGCCGGTGCGTAAGGACGCACTGGACAACCCGGAGGAGCGCAAGTTCCTGGATGAGAACCCGAACGCGGAGACTGCCATTAAGCAGCTCAACGAAAACACCAAGCCGCAGGACTTCGCGCGCGTGTTTGTGCCGGGCGGCGGCAAGCGCATTGGTGGTGCACTGGACAAAATCACCGTTGGCGGCC
- a CDS encoding carbohydrate ABC transporter permease, with protein sequence MKVLGYIALVLTVLMILVPLYFIVITSFKTYQDVYSDPISFWPEPIVPENYARVWETSGFPQYLRNSIGITLILTVIEVVLGVLSAYAFAFLRFPGRNLLFLLVIAALMVPNQITIISNYSLAASLGWRDTWTGVIVPLAGVAFGCFLMRNHFQSLPVEILEAAEMDGAGFFAKLFKVVLPMSWPTLSAFLLITVVNEWNQYLWPFLITDTPAAATLPVGLTRLQDAEGLTNWAPVMAGTVLTTLPMIIVFLFLQKQMIKGLTAGAVKG encoded by the coding sequence ATGAAAGTCCTCGGCTACATCGCGCTCGTGCTCACGGTGCTGATGATTCTGGTTCCGCTGTACTTCATCGTGATCACTTCGTTCAAGACCTATCAGGACGTGTACTCGGATCCGATTTCGTTCTGGCCGGAACCGATTGTCCCGGAGAACTACGCGCGTGTGTGGGAAACGTCCGGTTTCCCGCAGTACCTGCGTAACTCCATCGGCATCACGCTCATCCTCACCGTGATCGAGGTGGTGCTCGGTGTGTTGTCTGCGTACGCCTTCGCGTTCCTTCGCTTCCCGGGGAGGAACTTGCTTTTTCTTCTGGTAATCGCGGCATTGATGGTGCCCAACCAGATCACCATCATTTCCAACTACTCGCTCGCCGCATCCCTGGGGTGGCGCGATACCTGGACCGGTGTGATCGTGCCTCTGGCAGGTGTGGCTTTCGGCTGCTTCCTCATGCGCAACCACTTCCAATCGCTTCCGGTCGAAATCTTGGAAGCAGCGGAGATGGACGGCGCCGGCTTTTTCGCGAAGCTGTTCAAGGTTGTCTTGCCCATGTCCTGGCCGACCTTGTCGGCGTTCCTGCTGATAACTGTGGTTAACGAATGGAACCAGTACCTCTGGCCGTTCCTCATCACGGACACCCCGGCTGCGGCGACACTGCCAGTGGGCCTGACCCGACTGCAGGATGCAGAGGGTCTGACCAACTGGGCGCCCGTCATGGCCGGCACCGTGTTGACCACTTTGCCCATGATTATCGTGTTCCTCTTTTTGCAAAAACAGATGATCAAGGGCCTGACTGCGGGTGCCGTCAAGGGCTAA
- a CDS encoding carbohydrate ABC transporter permease → MNATIPAVSVEPEVSEEYAASRGRGRRKVDWRQVGLATLLIGPNLLLLILFTYRPLVDNIRISFYNWNISSPTMTWVGLQNYIDWFQAPETKTIVWNTLIFTLFAVAGSMVIGLVLAVLLDQKLFGRAAVRSMVFAPYVIAGAAIGVAFQFVFDPRYGLIQYFLNLMNIPVPNFYQNSGWALFMITVTYIWKNVGYVFVIYLAALQGRRRDLDEAAEIDGTSSSRHFFRVVLPQLRGTTFFLLITVLLSSFQVFDIINAMTRGGPFTYGTTTMVFQVYTETFVNGRAGYGAAVATIMFLIVLVITVLQIKLQERLDK, encoded by the coding sequence ATGAATGCGACGATTCCGGCTGTCTCCGTGGAGCCTGAAGTCTCCGAAGAGTACGCGGCATCCCGCGGGAGGGGACGACGGAAAGTTGACTGGCGCCAGGTAGGGCTGGCCACTTTGCTGATTGGCCCGAACCTGCTGCTGCTCATCCTGTTCACCTACCGTCCGTTGGTAGATAACATTCGAATTTCGTTCTACAACTGGAACATTTCCTCGCCAACGATGACGTGGGTAGGGCTACAGAACTACATCGATTGGTTCCAAGCCCCGGAAACCAAGACCATCGTTTGGAACACCCTCATCTTCACTCTCTTCGCTGTCGCTGGGTCGATGGTGATCGGACTTGTGCTTGCAGTCCTGTTGGACCAGAAACTTTTCGGCCGCGCTGCAGTACGATCGATGGTCTTTGCCCCGTACGTCATCGCAGGCGCTGCGATCGGTGTGGCGTTCCAGTTTGTATTCGACCCGCGGTACGGGCTCATCCAGTACTTCCTCAACCTGATGAACATCCCGGTGCCGAATTTCTACCAAAACTCCGGCTGGGCCTTGTTCATGATCACGGTGACTTACATCTGGAAAAACGTCGGTTACGTCTTCGTCATCTACCTTGCCGCCCTGCAGGGGCGTCGCCGCGACCTGGACGAGGCAGCCGAGATCGACGGCACGTCATCGTCCCGCCACTTCTTCCGCGTCGTGCTGCCGCAGCTGCGCGGCACCACGTTCTTTCTCCTGATCACCGTGCTGCTCAGCTCCTTCCAGGTCTTCGACATCATCAATGCGATGACCAGGGGCGGCCCGTTCACTTACGGCACCACGACGATGGTTTTCCAGGTGTATACCGAGACCTTCGTCAACGGACGCGCGGGCTACGGCGCTGCCGTGGCCACGATCATGTTCCTGATTGTCCTGGTTATCACTGTGCTCCAGATCAAGCTGCAGGAAAGGTTGGACAAGTAA
- a CDS encoding DUF5926 family protein: MVQRKPKKKKNREDLPEGMTRREAKLAARAAEREKLQKDPRPFGGLAAEADLVALQEFVPSAVTTYDIKGTPVNIASVLPGAGAALVREESQGGERFVALQVTSHSQNPGRDLAYALNWVVDAKPGETLQSTVADGSQPELTSLIDADATPEITTYQDFSWWFPEGAAVPPQIQQALQQANDAVLPSEKVGADLPGAIWWVNPGGGKAHIRWVRTEDNEAQMLSALARIAARGELNLGEGTKFAGAFRTHGLVVPVFDLDPSVEAGSYEEALTALNTKIEAEYANDAALSADERKQLDNIKSRQVTI, from the coding sequence ATGGTGCAACGCAAGCCGAAAAAGAAGAAGAACCGCGAGGACCTGCCCGAGGGCATGACCCGTCGCGAGGCCAAGCTGGCCGCCCGCGCTGCCGAGCGCGAGAAGCTGCAGAAGGACCCCCGCCCGTTCGGCGGCCTAGCCGCAGAGGCCGACCTGGTCGCCCTGCAGGAGTTCGTGCCGTCCGCTGTGACCACCTATGACATCAAGGGCACCCCGGTGAACATCGCCAGCGTGCTGCCGGGCGCCGGCGCCGCGCTGGTGCGCGAGGAGTCGCAGGGAGGCGAGCGTTTCGTGGCCCTGCAGGTCACCTCCCACTCCCAGAACCCGGGCCGCGACCTCGCGTACGCCCTGAACTGGGTCGTCGACGCGAAGCCGGGCGAGACGCTGCAGTCCACCGTCGCCGATGGTTCGCAGCCGGAGCTCACTTCGCTTATCGACGCAGACGCGACGCCCGAGATCACCACCTACCAGGACTTCTCCTGGTGGTTCCCTGAAGGTGCCGCAGTGCCGCCGCAGATCCAGCAGGCGCTGCAGCAGGCCAACGACGCCGTCCTGCCGTCCGAGAAGGTCGGCGCGGACCTGCCGGGCGCGATCTGGTGGGTCAACCCCGGCGGCGGCAAGGCCCACATCCGCTGGGTACGCACCGAGGACAACGAGGCGCAGATGCTCTCCGCTCTGGCCCGCATCGCCGCACGCGGCGAGCTGAACCTGGGCGAAGGCACCAAGTTCGCCGGCGCCTTCCGCACCCACGGCCTGGTCGTGCCGGTGTTCGACCTCGACCCGTCCGTGGAGGCAGGCTCATATGAGGAGGCGCTGACCGCGCTGAACACGAAGATCGAGGCGGAGTACGCCAACGACGCCGCACTGTCTGCCGACGAGCGCAAGCAGTTGGACAACATCAAGTCCCGCCAGGTGACCATCTAG
- a CDS encoding glycerophosphodiester phosphodiesterase family protein has product MAGIIAHRGFNGLYPENTRRAFEEALKLDIVGIECDVNLSKDGQVVVIHDLTVDRTSDGAGEVAQMTIDELRKLNVGTNDDPQQIMLLDELLDLLDRYPGKHILIETKHPSPFGAALEEAVAEVLRSRGMDVDERVHLISFDPGAIERSQRLLPDIDTFLLVNGTFSPVGDCDAGPSVRQAKAQPELLDGRFRTYVWTVNLPRDMVWLKENGASLIGTDLPHIALETLS; this is encoded by the coding sequence ATGGCCGGCATTATCGCCCACCGTGGCTTCAACGGGCTTTACCCAGAGAACACGCGCCGTGCGTTCGAAGAAGCGCTCAAGCTGGACATCGTAGGTATCGAGTGCGACGTAAACCTTTCCAAGGACGGCCAGGTGGTGGTTATTCACGACCTCACCGTGGACCGCACTTCGGATGGCGCCGGCGAAGTTGCGCAGATGACTATCGACGAGCTCCGCAAACTCAACGTCGGCACCAACGATGATCCGCAGCAGATCATGCTGCTGGACGAGCTGCTGGATCTGCTCGACCGATATCCCGGCAAACACATTCTGATTGAGACGAAGCACCCATCGCCGTTCGGCGCGGCGCTCGAGGAGGCAGTCGCCGAGGTGCTGCGCTCACGCGGAATGGACGTGGACGAGCGGGTCCACCTTATTTCTTTCGATCCTGGCGCGATTGAGCGGTCCCAGCGATTGCTCCCAGATATCGACACGTTTCTGCTGGTGAATGGGACGTTTTCGCCTGTGGGGGACTGCGATGCAGGACCGAGTGTGCGGCAAGCCAAAGCGCAGCCTGAGCTTCTCGACGGACGGTTCCGTACCTACGTGTGGACCGTGAACCTGCCTAGGGACATGGTGTGGCTGAAAGAAAACGGTGCGTCATTAATCGGCACCGACCTGCCGCACATCGCGCTGGAGACACTGTCTTAA